ACAAGGTGTTGCCGCTCCCACACCTCGATTTGTTCCGGCGCGGATGTTTGGTCGTCTTCGATGTCTTCGCCCAGTTCGTTATCGGCGTGCCGCAGGCGGATCAGGCGCAAACACTCGCGCCGCGTGATGGTGATGAGCCACGCGGCAAGCGACGCTTCATTGCGCAACCGGCTCAGTTCGCGGCAGGCAATCGTAAAGGTGGTTTGAAAAACATCATCGGCGTCGGTAGAGGACAACCCATAACGAAACGGAATAGAATAGACAAGACGACTGTACTTGGCGATCAGTTCGCGCCAAGCCCGTTCGTCTCCCTTCAAACAATCGCGAACCAGTTCCGTGTCATTGCGCGGCATTTTGGGTTCACATACCGTCTGAGAAGATTCTAACTACGTGTAATGCTTTCACCAAATTGGTTATCTCCGGTGGATGTTGCCACATGCGTGACTTGGATTATAAATGACTCAATGGCAAGTGTCAACGTTGCAAACGTTGTTGCCGGTGCGGTACTCCGGGTGTCCGTCAAAATTTTGGACCACTCAACCTTGCGAAGGTTTTGACGACAAATCGAATAGGATTGCCGTTCAACCTTCGCAAGGTTTTTTCACCACCCAAAAACTTGACGCACACCCCGGTACTCCTACGCCATTGCATCACACGCGGCATGTGGATACAATGCGCTCATGCAAAAGGGGCGAAACGTTTTAATCGTGTCCATGCTCGCAACCTTCCTCGTCGCATCCGGCACACCCGAGCGTATTGGCGCATACAGCGGATGCGGCGGCGTGAATGCGCCAGTCCTCAACGCGAATTACGAACAGCAAGTCCTCGACCTTGTCAATGCCGAACGCGCGAACGTCGGCGCGCCGCCGCTCAAACGCGCGACCGAACTCGAAAACGCCGCGCGCTATCACGCGACCGACTTGGGTCAGGACAACTATTTCGACCACAACTCGTACGACCGATCGGGCGGCTCGCTCGTTCAGGTATGCGGCACGAGTACGCGGATCTCGGGATACTATCCGGGCTGGAACGCGTGGGCGGAAAACATCGCGGCGGGACACGCGACGCCGAACGCTGTAATGTACGACCCGACCTATGGCTGGATGAACAGCGCCGGTCATCGCGCCAACATTCTCAGCACAAGTGTCTGGGAAATCGGCATCGGTTATTACGAGGGCGGCGGCACGTACTATCGCTACTGGGCGCAAGATTTCGGTCGGCGCAGCGGCATCTATCCGCTTATCCTCAATCGCGATGCAAGCACGACCAACTCGACCCAGGTTTCGATTTACATTTATGGCGCATGGCAAGAAATGCGTCTTCGCAACGATAACGGAACCTGGGGCGCGTGGCAACCGTTCCAAGCGAGTTTCAACTGGACGCTCAACGCGATTGGCGGCACGCGAACCGTCAACGCCGAAGTGCGCAGCGGCGGCACAACCGTCGCGACGAGCGACACGATTTACCTCTCGTACTCTGCACCCGTACCCAGTCGCGTATTGTTACCGCTTGTCATCAAATAAAAAACTGCCACCGCATTCTAAACACGT
This region of Chloroflexota bacterium genomic DNA includes:
- a CDS encoding sigma-70 family RNA polymerase sigma factor; this translates as MPRNDTELVRDCLKGDERAWRELIAKYSRLVYSIPFRYGLSSTDADDVFQTTFTIACRELSRLRNEASLAAWLITITRRECLRLIRLRHADNELGEDIEDDQTSAPEQIEVWERQHLVRAALDQLDVRCRELLLALFLESPTLRYDQVASKLGIPLGSIGPTRARCFKKLQTILDALGVERFL
- a CDS encoding CAP domain-containing protein, which encodes MQKGRNVLIVSMLATFLVASGTPERIGAYSGCGGVNAPVLNANYEQQVLDLVNAERANVGAPPLKRATELENAARYHATDLGQDNYFDHNSYDRSGGSLVQVCGTSTRISGYYPGWNAWAENIAAGHATPNAVMYDPTYGWMNSAGHRANILSTSVWEIGIGYYEGGGTYYRYWAQDFGRRSGIYPLILNRDASTTNSTQVSIYIYGAWQEMRLRNDNGTWGAWQPFQASFNWTLNAIGGTRTVNAEVRSGGTTVATSDTIYLSYSAPVPSRVLLPLVIK